A part of Brassica rapa cultivar Chiifu-401-42 chromosome A05, CAAS_Brap_v3.01, whole genome shotgun sequence genomic DNA contains:
- the LOC103848904 gene encoding putative ubiquitin-conjugating enzyme E2 38 produces MGMSTTDQPWGCPNSSSNRTSKPSRSSSSHPRAPVEVVSSAQANFLRHFKRFDTVDDFSDHHFVSKGNASKQHSKTWVKKVQADWKIFLENNLPETIFVRACESRMDLMRAVIIGAEGTPYHDGLFFFDIHFPDNYPWVPPMVHYHSGGLRINPNLYTSGKVCLSLLGTWNGNTREQWLPRESTMLQLLVSIQALILNQKPYFNEPSYERTKGTPSGEAYSKVYSENVYILSLRTMVYGMRKPPKHFEEFVHSHYFERAHDLVKASNAYIEGAPVGSLVKGTSQGGSMQFRNEVAVFMKTVVDEFVKLGVNEVEDILEPPPVIHTNTSRACNTVLGMLCLFFLLLLVLLAPRASIKEKLSRLA; encoded by the exons ATGGGGATGTCTACTACTGATCAGCCTTGGGGGTGTCCGAATTCTAGCAGCAACAGAACTTCAAAACCAAGTAGAAGCAGTTCTTCTCATCCTAGAGCTCCTGTAGAGGTTGTTTCTTCGGCTCAAGCTAATTTTCTGCGGCACTTTAAAAGATTTGACACTGTTGATGATTTCTCAGATCATCACTTTGTTTCTAAGGGGAATGCTTCGAAGCAG CACTCAAAGACTTGGGTGAAAAAGGTTCAAGCAGATTGGAAGATATTTCTTGAGAATAATTTGCCAG AGACGATATTTGTGAGAGCCTGTGAATCAAGAATGGATCTTATGAGAGCTGTAATTATTGGAGCAGAGGGGACTCCTTACCATGACggtcttttcttttttgatatTCACTTCCCTGATAACTATCCTTGGGTGCCACCA ATGGTTCATTACCATTCTGGTGGGCTTAGAATCAACCCAAATCTATACACCTCTGGTAAAGTATGCTTGAGTCTTCTCGGTACCTGGAATGGTAACACGAGGGAGCAATGGCTACCACGAGAGTCCACAATGTTACAGCTTCTCGTCTCAATCCAAGCACTCATCTTGAATCAAAAGCCATACTTTAACGAACCTTCCTACGAGCGGACCAAGGGGACTCCATCAGGCGAGGCTTATTCCAAAGTTTACAGTGAGAACGTATACATATTGTCATTAAGGACGATGGTTTACGGCATGAGAAAACCACCAAAG CACTTTGAAGAGTTTGTTCATAGCCATTACTTTGAGCGGGCTCACGATTTAGTGAAAGCGAGTAATGCTTATATAGAAGGAGCTCCTGTTGGTTCCCTAGTTAAAGGAACTAGCCAGGGCGGGTCCATGCAATTTAGGAACGAAGTGGCTGTCTTTATGAAGACAGTTGTGGATGAATTCGTTAAACTAGGAGTCAATGAGGTTGAAGATATATTGGAACCACCACCTGTCATTCATACTAACACATCGAG AGCGTGTAATACAGTACTTGGTATGCTATGtttattctttttattgttGCTCGTGCTTCTTGCCCCTCGCGCTAGCATCAAAGAAAAGTTATCAAGACTCGCCTAA